ATGAGTGACTTAAAggcaataaaacacaaaacattctGTAAAACACGGACGTCTCTCTAGTCGTGGAGGCCCCGGCAATGCCTCTCCGGGAAATTATGATAATAACTCAGTGGTGGTTGGTGTGTCCAGGTCGCTGTGGGGGGGCTGGCTGCAATGGGAAAAGGTTCACCAAGGTCCTCTGAGCAGGGACAGGTCAAGGTGGCCTGGTGGGcctcaccacccccccccccccccccaccccttctgTCATAAACTCTTTCTATCATGCAGGATGCCGGCTGCAGCCAGGTACACACCAGCACCTCTTTGTCTTGTAGCTGTTGGCGATAAAGCAAAGGCTGATGGGAGAGTGGTTGTGTTGGCCCTCTGGCAGCGGCGGGGTCAGCCGTGGAGCTTATCGTGGCCAGCAGAGGAAAACGCCTGAGTCAACACAACTCCCCTGTTTGCCCTCTGAGGGTCACAAACGtactcctctgctgctgtgctttgaactttgtactttctttttctattatTGTCCCTTACGACAGAAAGTCACGAGAAACAGCGGGAGAGCTGTGTGGTCATAGTTTTCGGTGCCTGGATTTGCTGctgggtggagggaggggctggATGTGGCCCCGCAACACCTCTcgagtgtgtgaatgagagggAGCGAGGACAGGAAGAGAGCGAGGGCTCCACCACTGAGGTGCTGACAGAGGGGATCGAGGGGGCTGAGATTGCACCTGTTCCGGCCCAGCAGCCTCTCAGCAGGGCCTCGCCAGAGTCTCGGCCTTCTCCTGGCATCTGTGATGGGGGCCAGGGCCAGTCCCACCTCCAGCGCCTGCTCCACCTCTCCTTTGCTCGTGGACGAGAGAAACGAGGAACGAGGAGAGGCTCCATCTGCCGAGGGCTCGCCGTGGTCTCTGCGGCCCGCCCGGGGAAGGGGCCTGCTGGGCCTCCGCGACTGTGCCACGGGGGTCTCTCAGTGGTAGACCACAGCGAGGCACATCA
The Scophthalmus maximus strain ysfricsl-2021 chromosome 15, ASM2237912v1, whole genome shotgun sequence DNA segment above includes these coding regions:
- the LOC118286692 gene encoding uncharacterized protein LOC118286692 isoform X1 produces the protein MKWRGRWQLGMPLGIFRPSCCQKTWEGEREGRECFFQCGPGLEGETGLNMKYGRAPHLSESHEKQRESCVVIVFGAWICCWVEGGAGCGPATPLECVNERERGQEESEGSTTEVLTEGIEGAEIAPVPAQQPLSRASPESRPSPGICDGGQGQSHLQRLLHLSFARGREKRGTRRGSICRGLAVVSAARPGKGPAGPPRLCHGGLSVVDHSEAHHTSHASWPGSLLCKQRLMTAQHTHRHTRTHGPG